A single window of Colletotrichum higginsianum IMI 349063 chromosome 8, whole genome shotgun sequence DNA harbors:
- a CDS encoding cytochrome P450, which produces MLTHSNRSPYFKGPWYSVLYPMYSLQPVRDKEENAQRRGAWDRGFSSKALRDYEFLVADYTNQLLSQTDAHKGESSILTVLTDWFNFYSFDVMGDPSFGKSFGVLKESIKYCFMASLHQHMQSIGMFSHVLWLFPILRNTPVLNANNKRFRRVVKSRVDERIKNPPSRPDIYS; this is translated from the exons ATGCTAACTCACTCGAATCGCTCACCCTACTTTAAAGGCCCGTGGTACAGCGTCCTTTATCCCATGTACTCCTTGCAGCCTGTCCGAGACAAGGAGGAGAATGCTCAGCGCCGCGGGGCTTGGGATCGGGGGTTCAGCTCCAAAG CACTCAGAGACTACGAGTTCCTGGTCGCAGATTACACCAACCAGCTACTCTCGCAGACCGACGCACACAAGGGGGAAAGTTCCATTCTCACCGTTCTCACCGACTGGTTCAACTTTTACAGCTTCGACGTCATGGGAGACCCGAGTTTCGGCAAGTCCTTTGGCGTGCTGAAGGAGAGTATCAAGTACTGCTTCATGGCCTCCTTGCATCAACACATGCAGTCTATCGGCATGTTCAGCCACGTGCTCTGGCTTTTCCCCATTTTGAGGAACACGCCAGTGCTAAACGCGAACAACAAGCGGTTTCGGAGGGTTGTCAAGTCTCGGGTGGACGAAAGAATCAAG AACCCACCCAGCCGTCCCGATATCTATTCGTAG